The Bacteroidales bacterium genome includes a window with the following:
- a CDS encoding DUF2436 domain-containing protein — translation MWTPTTVGQVDVKGVIIFAEDEQPDNNATELTTFTVYPEGSYVAEIGADSVLLTTLRIPFDFFWKNSFSQTIYLKEQIGIEEGTIVSIAYKYSFVEAINSKGVRVWIGETNQSDLTGGLIDPNTLTLVYDGNLDFQIGVQDLAINLQTPYVYNGNNLVVYTYGEMDEQTYAAENTFYMTDVGTQRTRYNQNNFEIDPLAPTSGSLTYYSPNITLSFSTIPPGSISGNVTCDTNPVEGVTVKVVGSTRITTTDSVGNYELLNLQPATYSLEFSKFGYTTVIVENIQVNSGANTVTNTTLSMIDQVTVSGTVTASDTGEPLEGVVVNLTGEVNYTSTTDSTGHYSMSDVLGLGRVYEISAETGGYQPYTETITVENFDITHNIALNEIPYPARKVFAEINEPNVNVTWSDPLSGPMGDPQWIHWDNGENDEGIGTGGDINMTIAQRFSVANIQALGVVDMSVTKVKFFPRAEGTYTVKIWTGGSAIDPGTLVHEQLAENIVVSQWNEVVLTTPVTIPAAEELWFGVNIQSTGYPAGCDAGPAITGFGDLVNMGSGWQTLLSISSDLDCNWNLAAYVDNAKGVETKLSLLKAEYEMNTSTVNLKNSTASATTANTVSLHRSSDFENSTSTANNASRVFIDYSVYRLVRNQPQTEWTELVASTTDTIYTDTVWETLPANLYQYAVVANYSNNVVSAPTLSNILAKDMEAEFTLNIATNSNDPVVGAIVTLTNYDGNSEHAYQAMVGTPSITFPGVWKGLYKITVTMEKFEPFVADSIVINSDTSYSVTLIEIIKTPFNLEITQDGNNEIFTWNNGVTVILEAHDVWNDGTGYQLLLDADADQYGQTIPVSGNMYESCAAPDNLYDVFEYMIPENADPVCTTQNIVVDGEVSILIPAGTYDYCIVNPVPGDKLYIAGSENARKDNYVFESGKTYRFLVEYGGFNDQVTIIITDDDSGKIVGIEKFGNQPGDESLRSGEGNSNQINGISMLNIGDYYPGAPSKPKSFSGYTVYLDEEEVASGIMEETYTFINVPGGAHTAGVKAVYTSGSSEIVEISFTVGIEDNISAQKVVLYPNPATNVLTISRESTSNATVEVYSNNGVIVNSFEMNEAIKEISVSDLNSGIYFIRIIENETISIQKFIKQ, via the coding sequence ATGTGGACACCAACCACAGTTGGACAAGTTGACGTTAAAGGCGTTATCATATTTGCTGAAGATGAACAACCTGACAACAACGCTACCGAATTAACCACATTTACTGTATATCCTGAAGGAAGCTATGTTGCAGAAATAGGTGCGGATTCTGTTTTACTAACAACTTTACGTATTCCTTTCGACTTTTTCTGGAAAAACAGTTTCAGTCAAACTATTTATTTGAAAGAGCAAATTGGTATCGAAGAGGGAACAATTGTATCTATTGCATATAAATATAGCTTTGTAGAAGCAATAAATTCAAAAGGCGTACGAGTTTGGATTGGAGAAACAAATCAGTCAGACCTTACCGGTGGACTCATTGATCCAAATACATTGACATTGGTTTATGATGGCAATTTGGATTTCCAAATCGGAGTGCAGGATCTTGCAATCAACTTACAAACACCATATGTTTATAACGGAAACAACCTGGTTGTTTACACATACGGAGAGATGGATGAGCAAACCTACGCTGCTGAGAATACCTTTTATATGACTGATGTAGGAACACAACGAACCCGTTACAATCAAAACAACTTCGAAATAGACCCTTTAGCACCAACATCAGGCTCATTAACATACTATTCGCCTAACATAACACTCAGTTTTTCTACAATACCACCAGGATCAATTTCGGGCAACGTAACATGCGATACTAATCCCGTAGAAGGTGTTACTGTTAAAGTGGTTGGTAGCACACGAATAACAACTACTGATTCAGTTGGAAATTATGAATTATTGAATTTGCAACCAGCAACGTATAGCCTAGAGTTTAGCAAATTTGGTTACACTACAGTTATTGTAGAAAACATTCAAGTTAATTCAGGTGCTAATACTGTTACTAACACCACATTGTCGATGATTGACCAAGTTACGGTAAGCGGCACTGTTACAGCAAGTGATACAGGCGAACCATTAGAAGGTGTTGTCGTTAATTTAACTGGTGAGGTTAACTATACATCTACCACTGACTCAACAGGACATTACTCTATGTCAGATGTTTTAGGTCTTGGAAGAGTTTACGAAATATCTGCTGAAACTGGAGGTTATCAACCATATACAGAAACTATAACTGTAGAGAATTTTGATATAACCCACAACATTGCTCTTAATGAGATTCCTTATCCTGCTAGAAAAGTTTTTGCAGAAATCAATGAGCCAAATGTTAATGTAACCTGGAGTGACCCACTTTCCGGACCTATGGGCGATCCTCAATGGATTCATTGGGATAACGGTGAAAACGATGAAGGTATCGGAACAGGTGGAGACATAAACATGACTATTGCACAGCGCTTTAGTGTTGCAAACATCCAAGCATTAGGTGTAGTTGATATGTCTGTAACGAAGGTAAAATTCTTCCCAAGAGCAGAAGGTACATATACTGTAAAAATATGGACCGGTGGTTCGGCAATAGACCCGGGAACTTTAGTACACGAACAACTTGCAGAAAATATTGTAGTTAGTCAATGGAACGAAGTTGTTCTTACAACACCTGTAACAATTCCTGCAGCAGAAGAACTATGGTTCGGAGTTAATATCCAATCAACAGGATACCCTGCCGGTTGTGATGCAGGTCCTGCTATTACAGGATTTGGTGATTTAGTTAATATGGGTAGTGGCTGGCAGACTCTACTTTCCATATCATCTGATTTGGATTGCAACTGGAACCTAGCAGCCTACGTCGACAATGCAAAAGGTGTTGAAACAAAACTTAGCTTACTGAAAGCCGAGTACGAAATGAATACTTCCACAGTAAATCTTAAAAATAGTACAGCTTCGGCAACAACTGCAAATACTGTAAGCCTGCACCGTTCATCTGATTTTGAAAACAGTACTTCAACAGCAAACAATGCAAGCAGAGTATTTATTGACTATTCAGTATATCGCTTAGTTAGAAATCAACCGCAAACAGAATGGACAGAGTTAGTTGCTTCAACCACTGACACTATATACACCGATACTGTTTGGGAAACACTACCAGCAAATTTATATCAATATGCTGTCGTAGCAAACTACTCAAACAATGTTGTATCTGCCCCAACATTATCCAATATTCTTGCAAAAGATATGGAAGCTGAATTTACACTTAATATTGCTACCAACAGCAATGATCCTGTGGTAGGTGCCATTGTTACATTAACTAACTATGATGGCAATAGTGAACACGCTTACCAAGCAATGGTTGGAACACCATCAATAACATTCCCGGGAGTTTGGAAAGGTCTTTACAAAATTACTGTTACTATGGAAAAATTCGAACCATTTGTTGCAGATAGTATAGTTATTAATTCAGATACATCATATTCGGTTACTTTAATTGAAATTATCAAAACACCATTTAATCTAGAGATAACACAAGATGGTAATAACGAAATCTTTACATGGAACAATGGGGTAACAGTTATCCTCGAAGCTCACGATGTTTGGAACGATGGTACAGGCTATCAATTGCTACTTGATGCTGATGCAGATCAGTACGGACAAACAATTCCCGTGAGCGGAAATATGTATGAAAGTTGTGCTGCACCTGATAATTTGTACGATGTTTTCGAATACATGATTCCCGAAAATGCAGATCCTGTTTGCACCACTCAAAATATAGTGGTCGATGGAGAAGTTTCTATATTAATCCCAGCCGGCACTTACGACTACTGTATTGTAAACCCTGTTCCTGGAGACAAGCTATATATTGCTGGAAGCGAGAATGCACGTAAAGATAACTACGTATTTGAATCAGGTAAAACGTACCGTTTCCTTGTAGAGTATGGTGGATTCAACGATCAGGTGACCATCATCATTACAGATGACGATTCAGGAAAAATAGTTGGCATTGAGAAATTCGGAAATCAACCTGGTGACGAAAGCCTACGTAGTGGAGAGGGTAATTCTAATCAAATCAATGGTATATCTATGCTCAACATTGGCGACTACTACCCTGGTGCACCTAGTAAACCCAAATCATTTAGTGGATATACCGTGTATCTAGACGAAGAAGAAGTGGCATCAGGTATTATGGAAGAAACCTACACATTTATTAATGTTCCAGGAGGTGCACACACTGCTGGAGTTAAAGCCGTTTACACTTCAGGTTCATCTGAAATAGTTGAAATATCTTTTACAGTTGGTATAGAAGATAATATCTCAGCGCAAAAGGTTGTACTATATCCTAATCCAGCTACTAATGTGCTAACAATTTCACGCGAGAGTACTTCTAACGCCACAGTTGAAGTTTATTCAAACAATGGTGTGATTGTTAACTCGTTTGAAATGAACGAAGCTATTAAAGAGATTTCGGTTTCTGACTTAAATAGTGGAATTTACTTCATACGCATTATTGAAAACGAAACAATTTCGATTCAAAAATTTATCAAACAATAA
- a CDS encoding fused MFS/spermidine synthase: MDSSKHLSRKIFLATFIAGFVFLVFEINLFRALSNLLGATVSASTLVLSIFMGGYGFGSLYFGNRAKPNVNIIKLFGQLLFSFGVSGFIVYLAINNILPGFQNLLLQTINNSIVVTAIIYTLVVVLLFIPSFFMGGVLPLATKIVTRTHNEIAKSVGNIYALDTLGSALGGLLTGFLLNRFFGQFQTVSFATVLIIITAVIIYRQRNVLFDSEIDVVKNTNSKSKKENKNRANRFALLSTVIFGFSMSAMQIILIRVFKIYLINTVYSFALISSMVIIGYFIGSYWFKNYSKKHAPTVSALTLLLVLFGAITVLNLFIIQNIPSFIMFPLGDIFNNQLFRVLGIPFIASVVAVLPLSITSGFAFPLACAVYSDNIDKVGKQIGTVVMFNTVGSVLGPLVAAFLLIPVVGILKGLLVLSGIIFLITLIYVLRAEKVKVSKQVVVASLIGIAVILGIGKFKTNTKVLPPSFIKSGRNIVAYKESIEGTYVVGEDIVENNRILTTYVNNSAVIGTSYDAIKAVKMVGHLPFLLGLDCKNALVVGFGIGVTTAAIGVHKDVENIDCIELVKSLTDVAHFYTEINNNIHNDSRLRFYEDDGRHFMQTTDKKYDLISSDPTHPILGSGSLYTYEYFKLCRSRLTENGMVSQYLPLHKLSLSDFLGLIKTFHSVFPNSTVWLGHYHAILIGSMKPIDIDFGIWSNNMQKTSDDKLFLNNPYYLAANLVLDAVAIEKITADYKINTDNIAYTDYFSFNSLRDDNIAINLDFLNDNRDGMWRVFNNVTDTVQMQRFIKGNQYFTKGLVYMFYDDWKQLFQYIEKACMVNPENIEYPLMLEFYSRAEKFNVR, from the coding sequence ATGGACAGTAGCAAACATCTATCAAGAAAGATATTCTTAGCCACATTTATAGCCGGGTTCGTATTTTTAGTATTTGAAATTAACCTGTTTCGAGCCTTATCAAATCTACTCGGAGCAACAGTATCGGCATCGACTTTAGTACTCTCGATTTTTATGGGTGGATATGGTTTTGGTTCGCTTTACTTTGGAAACAGGGCAAAGCCAAATGTAAATATTATAAAACTGTTTGGACAGCTGCTTTTTAGCTTTGGTGTTAGTGGATTTATTGTCTATCTGGCAATCAACAATATATTGCCAGGGTTTCAAAATTTACTTTTGCAAACTATAAACAACTCCATTGTCGTAACCGCAATTATTTATACTCTTGTTGTGGTACTGCTATTTATCCCCTCGTTTTTTATGGGGGGTGTTTTGCCTTTAGCCACAAAAATAGTTACTCGCACTCATAATGAAATTGCTAAATCAGTAGGAAATATATATGCATTAGATACCTTGGGAAGTGCGTTGGGAGGTTTGCTTACGGGATTTTTGTTAAACAGGTTTTTCGGACAGTTCCAGACAGTCTCTTTTGCTACAGTTTTGATAATAATAACAGCTGTCATTATCTATAGACAACGTAATGTATTGTTTGATAGTGAAATAGATGTTGTAAAAAATACCAACAGCAAAAGTAAAAAAGAGAATAAAAACCGTGCAAATAGATTTGCTTTGCTTTCGACAGTGATTTTTGGTTTTTCTATGAGTGCCATGCAAATTATACTTATCAGAGTATTTAAAATCTACCTGATAAACACAGTATATTCATTTGCGCTTATTTCGTCAATGGTAATTATCGGTTATTTTATTGGCAGCTATTGGTTTAAGAACTACAGTAAAAAACATGCACCAACAGTTTCGGCGTTGACTCTTTTACTCGTACTGTTTGGTGCAATTACAGTGTTAAATCTTTTTATAATTCAAAATATTCCATCGTTTATAATGTTCCCTTTAGGAGATATCTTTAACAATCAGCTGTTTAGAGTTTTAGGCATACCTTTTATTGCTTCTGTTGTTGCTGTTTTGCCTCTATCTATAACATCTGGATTTGCGTTTCCATTGGCATGCGCGGTCTATTCCGATAATATCGATAAAGTGGGGAAACAGATAGGAACAGTTGTTATGTTCAACACTGTTGGGTCGGTTTTAGGACCGTTAGTTGCGGCTTTTTTGTTGATTCCTGTAGTTGGGATACTAAAAGGTTTGTTAGTGCTTTCGGGGATAATATTTTTAATAACGTTGATTTATGTACTTAGAGCAGAAAAAGTTAAGGTATCGAAACAAGTCGTCGTTGCAAGCTTAATTGGCATTGCAGTTATTCTAGGAATAGGTAAATTTAAAACCAACACCAAAGTTTTGCCACCTTCATTTATCAAAAGTGGTAGAAACATTGTTGCCTACAAAGAGAGTATTGAGGGCACTTACGTTGTAGGCGAGGATATTGTAGAGAATAACCGGATATTAACAACGTATGTCAACAATAGTGCGGTAATTGGCACAAGTTACGATGCAATAAAGGCGGTAAAAATGGTTGGTCATCTACCGTTCTTGTTGGGTTTGGATTGCAAAAATGCGTTAGTTGTTGGATTTGGTATTGGAGTGACAACCGCAGCAATTGGCGTTCACAAAGATGTGGAAAATATTGATTGTATTGAACTTGTAAAAAGTCTAACGGACGTTGCACATTTCTATACAGAAATTAACAACAATATACACAACGATAGTAGATTAAGATTTTATGAAGATGATGGTCGTCATTTTATGCAAACAACTGATAAGAAGTACGATCTTATTTCAAGTGACCCTACGCACCCTATTTTGGGTTCAGGAAGTCTTTATACTTACGAATATTTTAAACTATGTCGTAGCAGGTTGACTGAAAATGGTATGGTTTCACAATATTTGCCACTGCACAAACTGAGCTTGAGCGATTTTTTAGGATTAATAAAGACCTTCCACTCAGTATTTCCAAATTCAACCGTTTGGTTGGGGCACTATCATGCCATTTTAATAGGTTCTATGAAACCAATAGATATTGATTTTGGAATTTGGAGTAACAATATGCAAAAAACCTCTGACGACAAACTGTTTTTAAATAATCCATACTATTTGGCTGCTAATTTGGTTTTAGATGCTGTTGCTATTGAGAAAATTACAGCCGATTATAAAATCAACACAGATAATATAGCTTATACCGACTATTTTTCCTTTAACAGCCTTAGAGACGATAATATTGCTATAAACCTCGATTTTTTGAATGACAATCGCGATGGAATGTGGCGAGTTTTCAATAATGTTACTGACACAGTACAAATGCAGCGTTTTATAAAGGGAAACCAATATTTTACTAAAGGATTGGTTTATATGTTTTACGACGATTGGAAGCAGCTGTTTCAATATATAGAAAAAGCCTGCATGGTAAACCCCGAAAATATCGAGTACCCCTTGATGTTGGAATTCTACAGCCGTGCCGAGAAATTTAATGTGCGTTAG
- a CDS encoding rhomboid family intramembrane serine protease: MSKSSTEQLESKHLRNSMFFSLLFCALIVFIHILPIKGCHGIYPREFTKLWGLLTSTFLHANWQHLWSNIGPLYLFMAGLFYYFPNRVLIVTAAGIILVNISVWISGHAGCHIGASGLIYFFAAYLVTMAFFKRQRNLAAFTLIIVFLYGSMIWGIFPTKENISWESHLFGALWGIVAGIYFKKDKVWADTPEPTPKKDNQDIDESELKIINNEEYIYYNNHSTTSMFKTSTDIDNWLNYKEIKYNFEESESSKTDKTNNNSNGQ, encoded by the coding sequence ATGTCCAAATCATCAACAGAACAATTAGAGTCAAAACATTTGCGAAATAGCATGTTTTTTTCACTTTTGTTTTGCGCACTTATTGTATTCATACATATACTGCCCATTAAAGGGTGTCACGGTATTTATCCACGCGAGTTTACAAAATTGTGGGGTTTGCTTACATCAACATTTCTTCACGCCAATTGGCAACATTTGTGGTCAAATATAGGACCGCTATATCTGTTTATGGCAGGACTCTTTTACTACTTCCCAAACCGAGTGTTGATTGTTACCGCAGCCGGAATAATATTGGTTAATATAAGTGTATGGATATCAGGGCATGCAGGTTGTCATATAGGCGCAAGTGGACTTATATATTTCTTTGCAGCGTATTTGGTAACAATGGCGTTTTTTAAAAGACAACGCAATCTGGCTGCATTTACTCTGATAATTGTGTTTTTGTACGGAAGCATGATTTGGGGAATATTTCCTACAAAAGAGAATATATCTTGGGAATCTCATCTTTTTGGAGCTTTGTGGGGTATTGTCGCAGGTATATATTTTAAGAAAGATAAAGTTTGGGCAGATACTCCTGAACCCACACCAAAAAAGGATAATCAAGATATTGACGAGAGCGAATTAAAAATAATTAACAACGAAGAGTATATTTATTATAACAATCACTCAACAACCTCGATGTTTAAAACCTCAACAGATATTGACAATTGGCTTAATTATAAAGAAATAAAGTATAATTTTGAAGAGTCAGAATCTTCAAAAACAGACAAAACAAATAATAATAGCAATGGACAGTAG
- the dnaN gene encoding DNA polymerase III subunit beta — translation MKFVIPSTDLLNHLQSLVRVINAKNTLPALDNFLFTLNEKELTITASDLDTTLITVVELETAEGSGSVGIDARRLLSTIREFNEPLTFNIDTDNYSIEIISENGKYSLMGIDGDEYPEIPQQTKEDSIAINMTSEAFVSSINSTLFAVSDDEIRPIMTGIYFGFSPEQMVVAASDSHKLVRYKRTDVKSDVETSLILPRKPAGLLKNLLPKDDTQLEILVDNKNVQIRFSTMTLICRTIEGTYPNFEGIIPTNQPFKLSIERNTLISILKRVSLYANPAVQLIKLNLTATEMNVSAQDLDFSISGHERMSCNYDGEDMAIGFKGVFLLEILSNLSGSEVVIELSEPSRAILLYPMEKEIEEEDVLMLLMPITIEG, via the coding sequence ATGAAATTTGTTATTCCAAGTACCGATTTACTTAATCACCTACAATCGTTGGTGAGAGTAATTAATGCAAAAAATACACTTCCGGCTCTCGACAATTTCCTATTTACACTTAATGAAAAAGAACTGACAATAACAGCTTCGGATTTAGATACTACTTTAATTACTGTTGTTGAATTAGAAACAGCAGAGGGTAGTGGTTCAGTGGGAATTGATGCGCGCCGATTGTTGAGCACAATCAGGGAATTTAATGAGCCCCTGACTTTCAATATCGATACCGATAATTACAGTATTGAAATAATCAGCGAAAACGGAAAATACAGTTTAATGGGTATTGATGGGGACGAATACCCCGAAATTCCACAGCAAACAAAAGAAGATAGTATCGCAATTAACATGACTTCAGAAGCTTTTGTGTCATCAATTAACAGTACATTATTCGCTGTCTCTGATGATGAAATAAGACCAATTATGACAGGCATATATTTTGGTTTTTCTCCTGAGCAGATGGTTGTTGCAGCTTCCGATTCACATAAGTTAGTTAGATACAAACGTACAGATGTAAAATCAGATGTTGAAACAAGTTTAATTTTACCTCGTAAACCGGCGGGACTTCTTAAAAATTTGCTACCAAAAGATGATACTCAATTAGAGATTCTTGTAGATAATAAAAATGTGCAAATACGTTTTAGCACAATGACTCTTATTTGCAGAACAATAGAGGGCACATATCCAAACTTTGAGGGAATTATTCCGACTAATCAACCATTTAAACTTAGCATAGAAAGAAATACCTTAATAAGCATTTTAAAACGTGTTTCGTTATATGCAAATCCAGCAGTACAGCTTATCAAACTTAATTTGACAGCAACTGAAATGAATGTTTCGGCGCAAGACCTTGATTTTTCTATAAGCGGTCACGAAAGAATGAGTTGCAACTACGACGGAGAAGATATGGCTATTGGTTTCAAAGGAGTTTTCTTGCTAGAAATACTTTCCAATCTTTCTGGATCAGAGGTTGTTATAGAGCTTTCAGAACCATCAAGGGCAATTTTATTATATCCAATGGAAAAAGAAATTGAAGAAGAAGATGTGTTAATGCTACTTATGCCAATAACAATTGAAGGTTAG
- a CDS encoding DUF4340 domain-containing protein: MSKKLRPYIIALSILLAIVIIAQFLPAGKSRAIDLLKFDNKYSNLSLRSFNVRDTASITKIFIVDKNSRSVTLDRVGNTWVLNNKYPARQDAVQLLLETLLQMRVKMPVAISAREEILRKMSSKSMKVEIYQGTKNVKTMYIGGVTQDNLGSYMLLEGSDTPYVLEIPGFRGYLSSRFSTDEKNWRSNLLIGEKPDDIKRVEFDYTENKRANFTIVQPEVAKYELYNVDMQKATSFDTLSVKGFIEQFEIANFSMFVDMLSDEVKDSVRNSIPLFTIRLTDAQDSIQNYYFYEIPDVSEQIDPMERTLYPSNMWVFNNNNDWMIIQTHTYLLMFRQFNDFRPVIN; the protein is encoded by the coding sequence ATGAGTAAAAAACTTAGACCATATATAATTGCGCTCTCTATTTTATTGGCAATTGTGATTATTGCGCAATTCCTTCCTGCTGGGAAATCGAGAGCAATAGACCTGTTGAAGTTTGACAATAAGTACTCTAATCTTTCATTGCGCAGTTTTAATGTTCGCGATACTGCTTCAATAACAAAAATATTTATTGTTGATAAAAACAGTCGTTCTGTAACATTAGACAGAGTAGGTAATACGTGGGTTTTAAACAATAAGTATCCCGCGCGTCAAGATGCTGTTCAACTATTGCTTGAAACTCTTCTTCAGATGCGTGTCAAAATGCCTGTGGCAATATCTGCGCGCGAAGAGATATTACGGAAAATGTCTTCAAAATCAATGAAAGTTGAAATTTACCAAGGCACTAAAAATGTTAAAACAATGTATATAGGTGGCGTAACTCAAGATAACTTAGGATCATACATGTTGCTAGAAGGTTCAGATACTCCGTATGTTTTGGAAATACCTGGATTTAGGGGTTACTTGTCGAGCAGGTTTAGTACAGATGAGAAAAACTGGCGAAGCAATTTGCTTATAGGAGAAAAGCCAGACGATATTAAAAGAGTTGAGTTCGATTATACAGAAAATAAAAGGGCGAATTTCACAATCGTGCAACCGGAAGTTGCTAAATATGAGTTGTATAACGTAGATATGCAAAAAGCAACTTCATTTGACACACTATCTGTAAAGGGGTTTATAGAGCAGTTTGAGATAGCGAACTTTAGCATGTTTGTAGATATGCTTTCAGACGAAGTTAAGGATAGTGTAAGAAACTCAATCCCATTATTTACTATTCGTTTGACCGATGCACAAGACAGTATTCAGAACTACTATTTTTACGAAATACCAGATGTTAGCGAGCAGATAGATCCAATGGAGAGAACACTGTATCCATCAAATATGTGGGTTTTTAACAATAACAACGATTGGATGATTATTCAAACACACACATATTTGTTAATGTTCCGACAATTTAATGATTTTAGACCCGTAATCAATTAG